Genomic window (Nicotiana sylvestris chromosome 7, ASM39365v2, whole genome shotgun sequence):
AACTACACCTTAGTCTAACAGTTGTTATCACCTATTTCGATCCTTCGCTTATATTATCTTCTACTCTTAACTATGTCCATGTGCTTTCGAGAGATTGTAGGTCTTTTGAAGTAACTACCCTCAATGTGATTTTTATCTCATCCATCTTTTCTACCTTCAATCATCATTATGCCGCATCTATAAATAGTGTGTGCTAAGATCCATAGAGGACATAGCAAAACCAATATGTTCTTTTTGGCCACACCACCACTCTATAAAACCTGTCTCACTTTTTTAGGTATCTTCTTATCATGTAACAATCCCACTACACTTCTGCATTCAGTCGTCACACTTCCATTCTCCATAGCACTGGGTCTTGATATTTGCAATGTTTGCATTTAGACATCATACTCCTATAAAATCTAACTGCACTTTTACTCATCTTATGTGCTAAACCTACGGTGATAAATTCTAACTTCTAGTTCTTCAACAATCGTTATTCTATAGAGTGTCTCCATGATTCCTACTTTTGCTCGTTCTTTGCTAGTCCATTAACacaatattattttaaaataacacaCAATAACAACCTTATCTTGTATGCTATTGGTTGGTTTGTCAATAATCAAGATACGTAATGGGTAACTTCTCTATATATCATCCATGTATTCTCGCTCTCTCACACTGATGATTGTTCTACATAATATCCGTCATTGCATTACATATTTTATGCGAATTCCTTTCCTCTTTTCTTGAGCACACACAAAAAGACTTTTCTTCAACATAATTTTCTAATAAAGACTTTCCTTAACACTATGCCATACACTTTCTCTAAACCAATGAGTATCATGTGGGAATCTGCATTTCTCTCActtcacttttattctttttaCGGGGTAAACCTATAGTGATAAATAACTTCTAGTTCTTCGGAAACCGTTGTTCTCTAGGGTGGCTCCATAATTCCTGCTTTTGTTCAACTCATTTGCTATTTATTTCATTGACACAGTATTACTTGAAAATAACACACAACAAAAACTTTATCTTGTATTCTATTGGTTAGTTCGTTAATAATCAAGATATACAGTACTGGTCAAAGCAGATCATAAGTGTAAACCCACAATTATTAGGAAATTCTCTATATATCATCCTTGTATTCTCGCACTCTTGCATTGATGATTGTTCCCTGTAATATCCTTCATtgcatttttatatatttttgtaaacTAGTTTCTGcatacgtgcgttgcacgtaaaTTTTTCGTCATTTAAATATATGAAAGAATAAAAAGCTAACTATTAAAAAGTATATATAAGAAAAAAAGATTACTTGCAAAGCAATTGACATGGATACTATGcaaaaatctatatatatatagctttgGAGACTCAAAAATATTTGGATTCTGCTATGGCAGCAGCTATTACGAATTCTTGAACCagttgactcaaaaatatttggaTTCTTCTATGGCAGCAGCTATTACGAATTCTTGAACCAGTTGATCTTCAATAAACATAATCTCAtcgttacatatatatatatatatatataccggtGTCTAGGATGGACGAATAATTAGTCTTTATCCGGTAGGACTAACAATTATGGTACATAAGTCTCCTCAGCTTTTACCCTAAACTTTGACTTGAAGTCTTTAGACAAAAGAATTAGGATTCTATGATTCTATCTTATACAATACAAATTCGCGAGGAGCTGTTGATGTCCTAAACGAATTAGAAACTTATCCTCTATAGCATGCGGCGGCGATTAAGTTGAGTTAAAACAGAATTATATTCAATATTACAATTATATCTAACATTACATTGCTTCATAAAAAGATACTTTACTTTCCAAAGGGCATAAAAGTCTTATCAATATTTATGGGGATATTTTTGTCACTCAATATTTAGCATTCTagcattcgtgcttttataataatatagatatagattccTTTCCTCTTGAGCACCCACAAAAAGACTTTTCTTCAACATAACTTTTTGATAAAGACTTCCCTTAATACTATGTCATGTGCTTTCTCTAAACCAACGAGTATCACGTGGGAATCTGCATTTCTTTCCCTGTAAACTTTCATCAGTtttattggaaaaaaaaaaaaaaactctattGTAGATCAACCAGGCATAAATCCAAAATGGTTCTCTATCACAATTGGAATGTCCCAAAGTTTATGCTGTAACACTCTTTCACAAATTTCACCATACGACTCATAAGATTAACACAACGATAATTCACACAACTTTGTTCTTATTTATTGAAACAAGGGTATCGTTTCTCCACTCATTCAGCATCTTTCTTCTCCTTAATATATATTGAATTACCTTGATTAGTCATCTAACTCAACCTTTTCAAAATACTTCCAAACCTCGATAAGAATAGTTTTTGAACAAGAAGTTTTTCTAAATATCATATTCCCCATTGCTTTGCATCCTTTACTTCAGTAGACCTAATTCTACCAGTGTAGCTAAGATTAAGTTATTCTCGTGTTATCATACTTTAAAACTAAGCAAAAGTTTACTGAGTTCTAAACATTAAGAATGGTTACTTGGAGTCCGCTTCTTCCAAAACGAATCATGGCTCACTGGTCTAAAACACAAAACAACCTTAGGTAGCCAAACAGTTCAAAAACTCATGTGTGAGCTCCAAACATGATTCTAACCTTTTAAACGTGTTCCCAGGGCAACAGTGTTAATTGCCTAAACAAGACCATAGTAGGAGTATTTCTGTCGCTCTTGCATTATCTACTGCTTATGTCATTTAAAAGGAAAATGGGACCTCTCACGCAAAAAAAGTTGCTTTTCTTCCAAATCCCCCTTTATGAGACAGAACCGGAAAGACTTTAAATGCGAAGTTTTTGTTTGAATGGATGCAACTGGAAGAGTTCAACAGTCATGAGTAATAGGTGATAACAACAGATTAACACATAAAATATCAAGGCTCAGGGCATTTCAAGATTTCAATGCTTACCTCACCCAAGTACTTCTGAACAAATTCCGAGCCAACAACCCTTATGAAGGATGCAGTCGTGTGATGCGCAACAGCCTTTGCAAGCATGGTTTTTCCAGTACCTGGTGGACCGTACAGCAAAACACCACGGGGTGGATCTATACCAATCTGCTTGTACAAGTCATGATGGGTCAGAGGTAACTCAACAGCTTCACGGATTTCCTGCTTCTGAATGTCACATCCTCCAATATCCTGGTTTCAGGGAAAATGTGTGTAAAAAGTAAGGAAATAATAAAAACTAATAACAAGAACTGGATTAAACCAGAAATTTACTTCCAATATAGTAGCCAGACACATGTTACATGCACATGTACATATGTAAGGTGCCATTACTAAACCAAAAGGCCACATAGTTGTCCTAATAAGCATTCTAAGCTTAGAACAATATTTTCCCTCTAACAGCAGTAGTCTTTTTCGGTCTTAAGCACAAAACTGGAGAAATGTTAAGAATTGTGCCCTCCACATTCATCTTCCCTGCTAATAAGGAAAAGTGAATCTAATGACAAAGTTCCTTTTTGTGTCAGTTAAATTTCCAAGTTCCCTTCCAATCACCTACATGCTATTTACATGTGAATCAATAAATTGTTAGTACATGTCTACGTGATGCAATATTTCATATGTCACTTCCACGCAACTCCTAATAATAGTTAACTATCTACAGTTTCTTGCAAGTTGAGGCCAGTGGAAAAATCTTGTTTAGTGCCCACAATTTATtttacaaaattttaaaaaaagataagAGTAAATGTTATGATACACTATGGACAATAAGATGCTAAACTGAATGACAGCGATTGCTACAAAAAAGATTCTACATTATTGAAAGGAAACAGAGTCTGTCCTTGTAAGTACTCATGGAAGACTCCAGTTAATTGTCAAATTACATATATCTACTTTTTTAATGCTAATTGTGGTGTCCGAACCAGCTTGCGCATACCTTGACTAATTACAAAGGGTACGTGCtacctgctacctcccaccagcGCAAGTAGCGGGTTCTGTCTTCTTCCTCCGCTGGAATTTGAACTGAGACCTTATGGTTCTCAACCTATTTGATGGACCACTAGGCCACATCCTTGGGTACGTGATGAATACTTTTTCTTAGAGACTTTAGTTAGTTTTGCAACTTTTAGTGGTCAAAAATTTCTCCTGAAAGCCATTTTGCCTTTTGGAGCAAGGAATAAATAGAATTCTACAAAATCCGAAGGACATTTCTGGATTAGGATACTATGATTACCCCCGAACCACATGCATTGTGGTCACAACCAATAGTTGCATATACAATTGCTCTCACTGATAATGAAAGTCGGTTGCTCGTAATTTAATGAAATTTATAATAAAATGAGTTGATATACTTTTTGACACTATTTGAAAATCAACTTTCAATCTCTTCTTTAATCTGCAATAATAACATGTGTTATATGCTTTTTGCCATTATTTGACAGAACAACTTCATTCTCTTCTTTTATCTGCAACAATCGAGAATGTAACATCAGACTCTAGGATTTTCGAGGTTGAAAAGCTAAGTATCTAATTTTTAGGCAGCTAATAAATACTTCCCTATAACTATTTGAGGGCTGAGGCTATAACCCCTTATCTAAACCTAATTCATATTTGAAGTTTTAAAACTATGATTGCAATGCAAAGAGTTTGTAGCTAGTCTCAATTCATGCCTAAATCGGCAACTCCTATTCTCGACATAGCAAACCCTAGCGCATCCCAGAAACtatagattaaattataaaactctAGTTCCAATCATGAATAACAGCCCTAAATTTCACGAATAGATACAACAATAAGTACTATTAAGAACTATCATTATCAGCGATACAAAAATTTTAATCAACAAATTGACATAAGAACCATACTCAACATATCACGGTAAAAAACCTAACTGCAAAATTCAGGAACCAAAGACTTACAGTGTAAGTAACGTCAGGCTTCTCCGATTGGCTAAGCAGCGAAATACTGGAATCTGCCTCAGGAGGTAAAACATCGACAAGGGCATTCGAGTGGCGGTGCAAAGCAACAGAAGCCGAGGGTTTAAGGAGCTCCCGATTAATCGTACTGAGTATCCTGACGTAGTAATTGGAACCAGTAGTGGAACCAACTATGGCGTTATTCTGGTCAATCATCTCCATGAACTGGCCGATTACGAGCGGCACCGATTGGATCCGCTTGACCTCTTCCTGAGCTCGTAGGTTTTCTCGCCTGAGATTCTTAAGCTCGTCCTTCACGTATTCTTCTTGAATGTCAATGAACTCGAGCTGTCGTAGAAGAGATTTGAGGCGGCCATAGAGGTCATCTTCGCCGCCGTCGGAGGTAACGTCGTGTACGGATGAGTACGGCCGAGTTGCCGGTGGCTCCGCAGCGGGTGTTGGATCGAGAACCATTGGTGTTGCCATTGATGGGACTGGAAGAGACTAATGAGAGCTGACAGAGAATAGGGAGAGCGAGAGAATGGAGTAGGAAACAAGGAACTGGGAGATACTAACTTGGTGGCTTATTGCAAGGGGTAGCAATTGTTTAGCTAATTATATTTCATATCTAGGGAGTAATTGTTTGCCGCATGATATTCAATTTGGTTATATACAGTGagcatttggacataagaatggtaaaattcccaaaaaaaaaagaagtgaaattttttttaagtgaaaatggtatttaaaaattagagttgtgtttggacatgaatataattttgtgCTATTTTTGAGCTTTTGGGATTGATCTTagcgaaaattttgaaaaacagattttttgagtttttcaaattttcgaaaaattccaaaatgcatcttcacatgaaaattggaaattttatgaataaatactgatttcaaaagaaaaaggaaaaaaattcttatgtccaaacgggctcataTTATATTCAATTTGGATATATTCTgttcttttatattttatattgtaTTCAATTGGAATGTAATTGTTCTATAATATTTTACATTATATTCAATTTAATGTATAGTTCAAACaacaaaaaataagaaatatGGTGTATTCAATATTCGGTTATACTCAAGTTATATTCGAGAAATCAAGTTATGATGTTGTTGCTGATGACCACAACTTGAATAATGGAGTTCAAATGTGGTCACAACAATATTGTGGGTTCGGGTTCGAGACGAAGTTGATGAAGAATTGTTTATTGAGAAGTTGAAGAagttcatcttcttcgtctctgTCTTCGGCATCTTCGAGGTGTACAACTCTGTTATGGAATGGCCCAACACTGAAGAAAATGAATTAAAGGGTCTTTTGGATTTTCCTTGCTGGTACATGCTTGGAAGAGATGAGCAAATTAAGTTCCAAGCAAGGAAATTAAAACTACAGTTGTCTTTCATTCACTAGCGAGTCGGGTTATGGGTAATTGAGTTGTGAACCGGGTAGATTAAACTGGGGGTGAGTCGTTTAATGAGGAGCTGCCAAGTTGTCCTCCGTCAAAAATAAGGGCAAATGTGATTCATGGTATAACGGTAGGGTTTGAAATGGCCAAATAGTATAACGAAGGGTAAGTTTAAACAATTTTCAATAGCAAAGGAAtatatttggcccttttccgTTATAAATTTGACATTactttcaaatctgtgataaATGTCTAAACCTGGGTTTCAAATGGTAATTTTTTATCATTTTagtttttcttagttgttttaCTTATTAATATTACTTCTTTACATTCTTCCTATAAAAATATGTGGCACCAATAATGGGTCAATCTTTATTATAATATACCAAAATAGGAGGAACCactttacaatttttttttgatGTTATTGTATAAAAAATAGCTTCATTTATTTATAATATAATGTAAATTATTTTATTGTCAGATTCAATGTCCGTGAGTCAAGCATGTAATGATTATGGTAATGAATCTGATTATGGAGAGTTTGAAGACTCAAATTGTGGTCTACACGAAGATGACATTTTATTTGACAAATATGTTGATTCTTCTGTTGAAACCTTTTCTGTCATTGTCAATTGGAATGCAAGAACAAATGATAATATTTGAGAGCTTATTAGCAAAGAGCAGCAACTGAAGATGCAAAATGAAGATTGCTACTCAGATTGTGTTGTTTCCATGACACAAAAAGCTTGAATAGTGATAGTGATGCATCTACCGAAGATTTTAATTTTGCGAAGCATAATCCAAAGACTGATGGCTTTGATCCTAAATTAGAATTAGGGTAAGTGTTTGGAAGTAAACAAGAGTTTAAGCAAGTTGTGATTACTCATGAGGTAAACCGAGGAAGGACAATCAGGTCAGTTAAGGATGATACAAAAAGAGCAAGGGGAGAATGTAAGCGTAAAAATTCTTGTAAGTGGGTAATTCTAGTTTAAAAATGCACAGGAATacatattttcagataaagaCTTACCACTCCGAGCATACTTGTTTTTGTTGGAATGTCAAGAATAAGAATGTCACTTCCACTTGGATTttaaagaggtatgtcaacaaaATCAAATCAAACAGAGATTGGAAGACATCAAAATTTGGAGATGATGTCAGTAGAGAGCTCGGAGTAGACGTGTCTTTATGTCAAGCAAGAAAGGCTAAAAAGAAGGCTCTTGCTCTTGTTGTTGATAACTTAAATGATCAGTTTAGTAAATTGTGAAATTATTACAATGAGATAGTGAGATCCAATCCTGCAACATCAATTTATATGAAGTTAACACCAAATGAGACCCCTGACAATCAAGTGCAGTAGACCTGGTCATAATAAAAGAACTTGCACTTAATCAGATGCTATAGAACTAGAACCAACTAACTACCCTTCATCTTTTGACTCTAGTTGGAAGCAAGAATCTACCTCTTTTCTTGACAAACTTCCGATTAGATACATATATTAATATTGCTAGTATTACTTTATTTTAATCAAACCAATATAACTTAAAgttcttcttgttgttttttCAGGTTAGAAGATGTAAGTATCATGAATGCGCCTCAAGCAGCATAGCATTATGGATGTTGGCAACCGTTACCAGTAACAATTATGTCTTAAGTTGTaattgtttacctcaaaaatacgagtaacaattaaatttgattagtgattttaaagatatatgatttagttcaataccaattgataatcgagaaatatgaagtagaaatgaaagatagaAGTGAATCAACCCAATGTTACTCAACAGaagtgacctcgagcttagtgacccCAAGGTAGACTTAGAACAATAAGAATAATTATGCAAGAAAAGTAAGTAAAAACAATAGAGCTAAAGGATGATTCTGATGAACGGTAggcaaaaagtagagagtatattttttgctcaatgattagatgatgttacaaatgattggggtcccctttatataatggggaacccctaaataaggtatatttttatttgcagtaaggaatattcttggtacagctgtctaaccgcctagtacagaATCGTACAATCTTATTCCGGGATTTGCGCTacgatcttggggacgtggcaagaatctagctcattctgttacaaattCATAACGTACTATTCCGAGGTCGAGCTGTATGTATCATGCTCTGTTTTCGAACTCGGGTCTGGTCCCTCGAGCCCGAACTCGATCTTGTCCGGACTCGAACTTCCGACGACCTCTCGAGTATGTAGATCGAAGTCATTCGATCTCAACCGTATGcagatagtccccacgtttcttagaataagatgataagaaacgatttgatcTACATTTTTCCGAAGTCTTTAGTGATGACGTCATTTCCGTGATGCAGGCGTTCGAAGTGAATGAAATGTCCCATCGGTCCACTTTCCTAAAAATATTGAATGTACGCCAGTATTGGTCATCCACTAGCGCCGCCGAACCGTCGTTGCCCTTCTATAAATATGAGGCTATTCCTTTGAGTAAAGAGCTTTACTCTTTCATTACATCTTTTCCTTCTTCATCTCTTTCTCTAATCACCTGTTTCCACCGCCTCTTTAAGCGTCGGAAAATGCCAAGTTCTTCTAAAAACACCACATTCCGACACAGTCTGTATTCTTTAGCTTGAAATCATGGCTAAAACTACCAAAATGGTCCCCCAAAAAGATAAAGTGTCATCTTCTTCTACCTCCCATACTACAAGAAAAACGCCCTTTAGCGAAGGAAAAAATGGTCCTTAATAGTCAATTTCTGGTCACTAAAAGTCAATAGCGACCAGAAACCCGTCGCTATAGCCTCTGCCGCAAAAAGTCAATAGCGACGGGATTGGGGTCTTGTCCTAAAATCTCATTTGAGACCAGTTTCAATCCTGGTCCCTAAAATACTTTTAGGCACCATATTTCTAGTCTCAAAATACAATATATTGGACACATTAATTTGGTTGTAAAATATTTTAGCGACTAGTTATTCTGGTCCCAAAAATAATTTTAGGAACCACAttaatttttattatttcatTCTTGTGCTTGTTAAATTCAATATgtaacaagaaaataaaaaaaattgataaCAACAAGATAATACAGAgttaaattttattttacaaaaattgatTAACATTCCAATTAATGGCGCCATTTACATGTATAATGTAACTAAGCAATCACAATATTGTTACACAATTCctgcaaaaaaaaagaaaaacctagCTAACATCCCTAGACATTATACAAAGTCCAAATTCCCAGCAAAATGAGAGTCAACTTATATTTCCTCCAAATAAGCTTTTTTACTTGCAAACTTCAATCTCCAAAACCTGTAACAAGTATTAAAATATCTTCAGAAAAACCAATAAAGATCAACAAGATAATTGGTTAAATAATATTGTATAATTTTACCCTAACAATGATCAACCTACTTACCAAAATTCATCAAGTGTGGTCATCTACCCTACAAAAGTTAAATAGCAATGTAAAAGGGATTGCATGAACACAAAAAATTGATTTAGACCTTTAGGAAATATGTTCAAGGATAATTTTATCTACTATCCCGAGTTTAAAtattaaatacaattatgaaatAACTTCTTGGCTAAAGGTAAAAATCACAAATCTTGACAGAAGCACAACTATATTTCATGCTAAAGTAGTATAAGGTTTGCCCTTGAGCAGGTTTAATGCGTAAATACATAGATCATTGTCATCATTTACTTTAAAATAAGGTATTAAACTTGAAAAACTTGATTTTTTTCTATTCTTTTGGCTGAAGAATGTAAAGTAACCAATCTTTACTTTAATGGGATTTTTTAAGATTCTGCAAATATAACTTAGCTACATACGCATATTAGTAACATGTATTGATTTCCGATAGAAGCAATCGAAAATGGACAGAACATGCTGAGAATTAAGGTAATATACCGCCGATGATACAAAGTGGGTTGCTAGACCACAAGCAAGCATTTCGGCACCATCCAACCTAGCACCAGTAAGACCAGCATATTCCCCTGCCAAA
Coding sequences:
- the LOC104228828 gene encoding 26S proteasome regulatory subunit 6B homolog, with the protein product MATPMVLDPTPAAEPPATRPYSSVHDVTSDGGEDDLYGRLKSLLRQLEFIDIQEEYVKDELKNLRRENLRAQEEVKRIQSVPLVIGQFMEMIDQNNAIVGSTTGSNYYVRILSTINRELLKPSASVALHRHSNALVDVLPPEADSSISLLSQSEKPDVTYTDIGGCDIQKQEIREAVELPLTHHDLYKQIGIDPPRGVLLYGPPGTGKTMLAKAVAHHTTASFIRVVGSEFVQKYLGEGPRMVRDVFRLAKENAPAIIFIDEVDAIATARFDAQTGADREVQRILMELLNQMDGFDQTVNVKVIMATNRADTLDPALLRPGRLDRKIEFPLPDRRQKRLVFQVCTAKMNLGDEVDLEDYVSRPDKISAAEIAAICQEAGMHAVRKNRYVILPKDFEKGYRTNVKKPDTDFEFYK